In Alosa alosa isolate M-15738 ecotype Scorff River chromosome 19, AALO_Geno_1.1, whole genome shotgun sequence, a genomic segment contains:
- the LOC125284269 gene encoding G-protein coupled receptor 4-like isoform X1: MKVQLTVENMNNCTLNSSTDDWDPPEEMKKSFVFLHIAVIIFGFPSNCFSVFVSYQHIRQGNELGVYLMNLALADLFFIMMLPIWTDYSLNDDWRHGGTACTACVFLLFTHFYASVSLLCCIAVDRYLAVVHPLKYPFIRNLGPAMGICVLSWTCSIIFNAATVSTPNVYDAKYNICLDTFPIHDTQRQVNIARFFMWFLVPSVLVGFCYWKISEEVRSNRATEKQERQRTCRLLRLVQLTLVICFGPIHIMLLLRALLEDCQTLPWLYYPYKVSAALATLNCLADPLLYCFITRSGRASVSKAFLFLQRKSMGNSSEGELKQQFHNP; encoded by the exons ATGAAAGTCCAGCTGACAGT AGAAAACATGAATAACTGTACGCTGAATTCCAGCACTGACGATTGGGATCCCCCTGAAGAGATGAAGAAATCCTTTGTCTTTCTGCACATCGCCGTTATAATTTTTGGTTTCCCCTCCAACTGTTTCTCAGTGTTCGTCTCCTACCAGCACATAAGACAGGGCAATGAGCTGGGAGTCTACCTAATGAACTTGGCCCTGGCAGACCTCTTCTTCATCATGATGTTACCCATCTGGACGGACTACTCATTGAATGACGACTGGCGCCATGGGGGCACTGCTTGCACTGCGTGTGTCTTCCTGTTGTTCACCCACTTCTATGCCAGCGTGTCTTTGTTGTGTTGCATCGCTGTCGATCGTTACCTGGCCGTGGTTCACCCCCTGAAGTACCCTTTCATCCGAAATCTGGGACCAGCCATGGGCATCTGTGTGCTTTCGTGGACCTGCAGTATAATCTTCAACGCCGCCACTGTGTCCACACCGAACGTGTATGACGCAAAGTACAACATCTGCCTGGACACCTTCCCTATACATGACACGCAGAGGCAAGTCAACATTGCTCGCTTTTTCATGTGGTTCCTCGTGCCATCTGTGCTGGTCGGGTTCTGCTACTGGAAGATCAGTGAAGAGGTGCGGTCCAATCGCGCCACCGAGAAACAGGAACGTCAGCGCACGTGCCGGCTCCTTAGGTTGGTCCAGCTAACCCTGGTCATCTGCTTCGGCCCCATCCACATCATGCTTCTGCTGAGGGCTTTGTTGGAGGACTGCCAAACACTACCCTGGCTATACTACCCCTATAAAGTGTCCGCGGCCCTGGCCACCCTCAACTGTTTGGCCGATCCTCTGCTCTACTGCTTCATCACCCGGTCAGGGAGAGCCAGTGTCAGCAAGGCTTTCCTGTTCCTTCAGAGGAAGAGCATGGGCAACAGCTCAGAGGGAGAACTGAAACAGCAGTTTCACAACCCTTAA
- the LOC125284269 gene encoding G-protein coupled receptor 4-like isoform X2, whose protein sequence is MNNCTLNSSTDDWDPPEEMKKSFVFLHIAVIIFGFPSNCFSVFVSYQHIRQGNELGVYLMNLALADLFFIMMLPIWTDYSLNDDWRHGGTACTACVFLLFTHFYASVSLLCCIAVDRYLAVVHPLKYPFIRNLGPAMGICVLSWTCSIIFNAATVSTPNVYDAKYNICLDTFPIHDTQRQVNIARFFMWFLVPSVLVGFCYWKISEEVRSNRATEKQERQRTCRLLRLVQLTLVICFGPIHIMLLLRALLEDCQTLPWLYYPYKVSAALATLNCLADPLLYCFITRSGRASVSKAFLFLQRKSMGNSSEGELKQQFHNP, encoded by the coding sequence ATGAATAACTGTACGCTGAATTCCAGCACTGACGATTGGGATCCCCCTGAAGAGATGAAGAAATCCTTTGTCTTTCTGCACATCGCCGTTATAATTTTTGGTTTCCCCTCCAACTGTTTCTCAGTGTTCGTCTCCTACCAGCACATAAGACAGGGCAATGAGCTGGGAGTCTACCTAATGAACTTGGCCCTGGCAGACCTCTTCTTCATCATGATGTTACCCATCTGGACGGACTACTCATTGAATGACGACTGGCGCCATGGGGGCACTGCTTGCACTGCGTGTGTCTTCCTGTTGTTCACCCACTTCTATGCCAGCGTGTCTTTGTTGTGTTGCATCGCTGTCGATCGTTACCTGGCCGTGGTTCACCCCCTGAAGTACCCTTTCATCCGAAATCTGGGACCAGCCATGGGCATCTGTGTGCTTTCGTGGACCTGCAGTATAATCTTCAACGCCGCCACTGTGTCCACACCGAACGTGTATGACGCAAAGTACAACATCTGCCTGGACACCTTCCCTATACATGACACGCAGAGGCAAGTCAACATTGCTCGCTTTTTCATGTGGTTCCTCGTGCCATCTGTGCTGGTCGGGTTCTGCTACTGGAAGATCAGTGAAGAGGTGCGGTCCAATCGCGCCACCGAGAAACAGGAACGTCAGCGCACGTGCCGGCTCCTTAGGTTGGTCCAGCTAACCCTGGTCATCTGCTTCGGCCCCATCCACATCATGCTTCTGCTGAGGGCTTTGTTGGAGGACTGCCAAACACTACCCTGGCTATACTACCCCTATAAAGTGTCCGCGGCCCTGGCCACCCTCAACTGTTTGGCCGATCCTCTGCTCTACTGCTTCATCACCCGGTCAGGGAGAGCCAGTGTCAGCAAGGCTTTCCTGTTCCTTCAGAGGAAGAGCATGGGCAACAGCTCAGAGGGAGAACTGAAACAGCAGTTTCACAACCCTTAA
- the LOC125312366 gene encoding potassium channel subfamily K member 10-like: protein MKFPIDNPRKQVNWDPEQVAVQTNMVPPKKEDPDVVQSSLVHASVSAMQNPMGCDVKFSGHCPLPRLSISSRSASVVASLDASVDGSALHSVMKWKTVVAVFVVVMFYLIGGGLVFQALERPFETNQKDSITLKKAMFLQNHSCVSPAELEDLIKHAIEAVSAGVSPIGNTSHDSSHWDLGSSFFFAGTVISTIGYGNIAPSTEGGKIFCICYAIIGIPLFGFLLAGIGDQLGTIFVKCILKVERMFRQRHRQISQTKIRVTSTILFILAGCLVFVALPALTFKNYERWTALEAIYFVVITLTTVGIGDYVAGGDRETEYRQWYKPLVWFWILVGLAYFAAVLSMIGDWLRVLSKKTKEEEEERVEKEGDTSLSDVPQYTDKLNVPNGFVPSQAKETRASAIGMS, encoded by the exons ATGAAATTTCCGATAGACAATCCAAGGAAACAGGTAAACTGGGATCCCGAACAAG TGGCGGTCCAGACTAACATGGTGCCTCCGAAGAAGGAGGATCCTGATGTGGTTCAGTCCTCCCTCGTTCATGCCAGCGTCTCGGCCATGCAGAACCCAATGGGCTGCGACGTCAAGTTCAGCGGGCACTGCCCACTGCCCAGGCTCTCCATCTCCTCGCGCTCGGCCAGCGTCGTGGCCAGCCTGGACGCCAGTGTGGATGGCTCGGCCCTGCACTCTGTGATGAAGTGGAAGACCGTCGTTGCTGTGTTCGTGGTGGTGATGTTCTACCTCATCGGTGGAGGGCTGGTGTTCCAGGCTCTCGAGAGGCCCTTTGAGACCAACCAGAAGGACAGCATCACGCTGAAGAAGGCCATGTTCCTGCAGAATCATTCGTGTGTCTCACCTGCCGAATTGGAGGATCTGATCAAG CATGCCATAGAGGCGGTCAGTGCCGGTGTGAGTCCAATCGGAAACACGTCCCACGACTCCAGCCACTGGGACCTGGGCAGTTCCTTTTTCTTCGCGGGGACGGTGATCTCAACAATAG GTTATGGAAACATTGCACCCAGCACAGAAGGTGGCAAGATCTTCTGCATCTGTTATGCCATAATTGGCATTCCTTTGTTTGGGTTTCTCCTTGCTGGAATTGGTGACCAGCTTGGAACAATCTTTGTGAAATGCATCTTGAAGGTGGAGAGAATGTTTAGG cagagacacagacagatcaGCCAGACCAAGATCCGAGTGACCTCCACCATACTCTTCATCCTGGCGGGATGCCTAGTCTTCGTCGCTCTCCCGGCACTTACCTTCAAAAACTATGAGCGATGGACTGCGCTGGAGGCCATTTACTTTGTAGTCATCACTCTCACGACAGTTGGGATAGGGGATTATGTTGCAG GTGGTGACCGTGAGACCGAGTACAGGCAGTGGTACAAGCCGTTGGTGTGGTTTTGGATCTTGGTCGGGTTGGCCTACTTCGCAGCTGTCCTCAGCATGATTGGAGACTGGCTCCGAGTTCTTTCCAAGAAGACGAAGGAAGAG gaggaggagagggtggagaaggAGGGCGACACAAGCCTCAGTGACGTTCCCCAGTATACTGACAAGCTCAATGTGCCGAACGGTTTTGTGCCTTCTCAGGCCAAAGAGACAAGAGCATCAGCCATAGGGATGTCATAG
- the LOC125312365 gene encoding G-protein coupled receptor 4-like: protein MKPDVFFNASNASMPKNCDKVDLVDRFMYPTAYSVFFIIGFPANCLSFYVAYQLMQKGNTIAVYLVNLSVSDLLYTITLPVWIELSLGWPVDSTLCSLITLIMYNSFYVGTGLLCCISVDRYLAVFYPLHFLWVRELRTATLVSAVVWVAEFLVHASLLAHSGALESFSALRLCEERMPMHPADAIVAIVRATLGFLLPLLLMIFCFCQIMRALNNSASLENDERSKIRNLLLLLLITYMVAFTPYQLVMVLRAGLEPVGNCGYATLLRDYYMVFVATTTINSVADPIIYCLMSQSAKTELKAMLRTGRVTLRKLQTKDTSDASVA from the coding sequence ATGAAGCCGGACGTGTTTTTCAATGCCAGCAATGCCAGCATGCCTAAAAACTGTGACAAAGTGGATTTAGTGGACCGGTTCATGTACCCGACTGCATATTCAGTGTTCTTTATCATAGGATTTCCAGCCAACTGCCTTTCCTTTTATGTTGCCTACCAACTGATGCAAAAGGGCAACACCATAGCAGTGTACCTGGTCAACTTGTCTGTGTCTGACCTCCTGTACACCATCACGCTGCCCGTGTGGATTGAGCTTTCCCTTGGATGGCCAGTGGACAGCACGCTCTGTAGCCTGATCACGCTGATTATGTACAACAGCTTCTATGTGGGAACCGGGCTGCTGTGCTGCATCTCAGTGGACCGTTACCTGGCCGTGTTCTACCCTCTCCATTTCCTGTGGGTGAGGGAGTTGCGCACGGCCACGCTGGTAAGTGCCGTGGTGTGGGTAGCTGAGTTCTTGGTGCATGCCAGCCTCCTGGCCCACTCCGGTGCCCTGGAGTCCTTCTCTGCCTTACGTCTGTGCGAGGAGAGGATGCCCATGCATCCTGCGGATGCCATTGTGGCAATCGTTCGAGCAACGCTTGGGTTCCTTCTGCCTTTGCTCTTGATGATCTTCTGCTTCTGTCAGATCATGAGAGCCCTCAACAACAGTGCCTCACTGGAGAACGACGAACGCAGTAAGATCCGGAACCTGCTGCTCCTTTTGCTCATCACCTACATGGTGGCGTTCACCCCATATCAGCTCGTCATGGTCTTGCGTGCAGGGCTGGAGCCGGTAGGAAACTGTGGCTATGCCACCCTCCTCAGAGACTACTACATGGTGTTTGTCGCCACCACCACAATTAACAGCGTGGCAGACCCCATAATCTACTGCCTTATGAGCCAGAGCGCCAAGACAGAACTGAAAGCCATGCTGAGGACTGGAAGGGTGACACTGAGGAAGCTCCAAACAAAAGACACGTCCGATGCCTCTGTTGCATAA